A stretch of Abyssogena phaseoliformis symbiont OG214 DNA encodes these proteins:
- the gcvP gene encoding aminomethyl-transferring glycine dehydrogenase, whose protein sequence is MSNEFLARHLGPSKSDIETMLSSIGCLSVDEVISKTVPKNILFGNRMALDEGMTERDTLALASSLAAKNILATNFIGQGYYGTLMPSVIQRNILENPGWYTAYTPYQAEISQGRLEMLLNFQQMIIDLTGMDISNASLLDEPTACAEAMMMAKRANRKNKSNCFLININTHPQTITILQTRAKPLGIELIIKDIQHDDFSSCFACLMQYPGTNGDVRDLTADITRAKNNNVLTIVACDLLALTLLKTPAEMGADIAVGSSQRFGVPMGFGGPHAAFLSARDTFKRMIPGRLIGMSQDVLGNPAMRMSLQTREQHIRRDKATSNICTAQVLLAVLAAAYGIYHGAKGLKKIALSVHAKANNLAKSLLDAGFELAAEQFFDTITINTTNAVSLFNTAQSNNINLRLINDNQLSIALDETTTVDELSRLVSILSTDKTVYYQSENFLLNITKNNLRTSDYLTHPVFSNYHCETEMMRYLKRLENKDIALNHSMIALGSCTMKLNAATQMYPITLTGFSDLHPYAPENQTKGYQQLFKDLEQALVEVTGYDAVSLQPNAGSQGEFAGLLAIKSYHQSKGEEGRNICLIPQSAHGTNPASAVMAGMKVVIVKCDESGNIDIQDLTTKAEKYADELSAIMVTYPSTHGVFEVEIKQICEIIHTHGAQVYLDGANLNAMVGITRMGEFGADVSHINLHKTFAIPHGGGGPGMGPIGVKVHLKEFLPGNPLIKDSNAVSAAMYGSASILPISWSYIKLLGKYGMQRSTEVAIVSANYIANELKDYFPILYQGEHNMVAHECIIDIRPLKEQSGISEEDIAKRLMDYGFHSPTMSFPVAGTLMIEPTESESLCEINRFIKAMISIYVEIQKVIKGEWDKDNNPLKNAPHTAIEMAGQWQYPYSREEALYPVDSLKQNKYFPPVKRIDNMYGDRNLFCSCPDINDFE, encoded by the coding sequence AAAAGTGATATTGAGACTATGCTAAGCAGTATTGGTTGCTTATCTGTTGATGAGGTGATATCAAAAACAGTGCCTAAAAATATTTTATTTGGCAATCGAATGGCACTTGATGAAGGCATGACTGAGCGGGATACTTTGGCATTAGCCTCAAGCCTTGCTGCTAAAAATATCTTAGCAACTAACTTTATCGGTCAAGGTTATTATGGCACGCTAATGCCGAGCGTCATTCAACGTAATATTTTAGAAAACCCAGGTTGGTACACAGCTTATACACCTTATCAGGCTGAGATTTCTCAAGGTCGTTTGGAAATGCTGCTTAATTTTCAGCAAATGATTATCGATTTAACGGGCATGGATATCTCCAATGCGTCATTATTAGATGAGCCAACTGCTTGTGCTGAAGCGATGATGATGGCCAAGCGCGCTAATAGGAAAAACAAATCTAATTGTTTTTTGATTAATATTAACACCCATCCACAAACCATTACCATTTTGCAAACTCGTGCCAAGCCGTTAGGCATTGAGTTGATTATTAAAGACATTCAACACGATGATTTTAGTAGTTGTTTTGCTTGTTTGATGCAATATCCAGGCACAAATGGCGATGTTCGAGATTTAACTGCTGACATTACTAGAGCAAAAAATAATAATGTATTAACCATTGTTGCTTGTGACCTTTTAGCATTGACACTCCTTAAAACCCCTGCAGAAATGGGGGCTGATATTGCAGTGGGCAGCTCGCAACGCTTTGGCGTGCCTATGGGCTTTGGTGGGCCACATGCGGCATTTTTAAGTGCGCGTGATACGTTTAAACGCATGATACCAGGTCGGCTTATTGGTATGTCTCAAGATGTTTTAGGCAATCCAGCAATGCGCATGTCATTACAAACTCGTGAGCAACACATTCGTCGAGATAAAGCCACTAGTAATATTTGCACTGCTCAAGTTTTATTAGCAGTGCTTGCTGCCGCTTATGGTATTTATCATGGCGCTAAAGGCTTGAAAAAAATTGCGTTAAGTGTGCATGCTAAGGCCAATAATCTTGCCAAAAGCCTGCTTGATGCGGGCTTTGAATTAGCCGCAGAGCAATTTTTTGACACAATCACTATTAATACGACTAATGCTGTTAGTTTGTTTAATACAGCACAATCAAACAACATTAATTTACGTTTAATTAATGACAACCAATTAAGCATTGCACTTGATGAAACTACAACAGTTGATGAATTATCACGCCTTGTGTCAATCCTATCAACAGATAAAACTGTTTATTATCAGTCAGAAAATTTTCTTTTGAATATTACTAAAAATAATTTACGTACTTCAGATTATTTGACTCACCCTGTGTTTAGCAACTACCACTGTGAGACTGAAATGATGCGCTATTTGAAGCGTTTGGAAAATAAAGACATTGCGCTTAATCATTCAATGATTGCACTAGGCTCTTGCACTATGAAGCTTAATGCTGCGACGCAGATGTATCCAATTACACTGACTGGTTTTTCTGATTTGCATCCATATGCACCAGAAAATCAAACCAAAGGTTATCAGCAATTGTTTAAAGATTTAGAGCAGGCATTAGTAGAAGTTACAGGCTACGATGCAGTTTCTCTACAACCCAATGCAGGCTCCCAAGGTGAGTTTGCAGGTCTTCTAGCAATTAAGTCGTATCATCAATCCAAAGGCGAAGAAGGACGTAATATTTGCCTAATCCCTCAATCAGCACATGGTACTAATCCTGCCAGTGCAGTTATGGCAGGCATGAAAGTGGTGATTGTCAAATGTGACGAATCTGGCAATATTGACATCCAAGATTTAACAACAAAGGCTGAGAAATACGCAGATGAGTTATCAGCCATTATGGTGACTTATCCTTCTACCCACGGTGTATTCGAGGTTGAAATTAAACAAATATGTGAGATTATTCACACCCATGGTGCTCAAGTATATTTAGATGGTGCTAATCTAAATGCCATGGTTGGTATTACTCGTATGGGTGAATTTGGTGCAGATGTGTCACATATTAATTTACACAAAACATTTGCCATTCCACATGGTGGTGGTGGTCCAGGTATGGGGCCGATTGGCGTTAAAGTACACTTGAAAGAGTTTTTACCTGGCAATCCACTGATTAAAGATTCTAACGCCGTATCCGCTGCCATGTATGGCAGCGCTTCAATTTTGCCAATTTCTTGGTCATATATTAAGCTATTAGGTAAATACGGCATGCAAAGGTCTACCGAAGTTGCCATTGTGAGTGCTAACTATATTGCCAACGAACTGAAAGATTATTTTCCAATCTTGTATCAAGGTGAGCACAATATGGTCGCGCATGAGTGCATTATTGATATTCGCCCTTTAAAAGAACAAAGTGGCATCTCTGAAGAAGACATTGCCAAGCGTTTGATGGACTATGGTTTTCACTCGCCAACCATGTCATTTCCAGTGGCAGGCACACTCATGATTGAGCCTACAGAAAGTGAATCGCTATGTGAAATTAATCGTTTTATTAAGGCAATGATTAGTATTTATGTCGAGATTCAAAAAGTAATTAAAGGCGAGTGGGATAAGGACAACAACCCCCTTAAAAACGCCCCACATACAGCAATTGAAATGGCTGGACAATGGCAATATCCTTACTCACGAGAGGAGGCGTTATATCCAGTAGACTCACTGAAACAAAATAAATATTTTCCACCCGTTAAGCGAATCGATAATATGTATGGCGATCGAAATTTATTCTGCTCGTGCCCAGACATTAATGATTTTGAGTGA